One region of Streptomyces davaonensis JCM 4913 genomic DNA includes:
- a CDS encoding ABC transporter ATP-binding protein, translating into MTSTEQQPFLSIKDLKVHFSTEDGIVKAVDGLSFDLVRGKTLGIVGESGSGKSVTNLTILGLHNPDSTKVEGSITLDGQELNGAPEKTLEKLRGNKMSMIFQDALTSLSPYHTIGKQIGETYRKHTGCSKQQARARAIEMLTRVGIPQPEVRVDDYPHQFSGGMRQRAMIAMALVCDPELLIADEPTTALDVTVQAQIMDLLKDLQREFGTAIIFITHDLGVIADIADDVLVMYGGRCVERGTKKEVLSNPQHPYTWGLLGSMPSLDHPVDVPLNPIPGAPPSLLNPPSGCRFHPRCAFTEKVEGGLCSSERPLLEIVDGRGSACHLTDEQRRDFFTDLAGSAAN; encoded by the coding sequence GTGACGAGCACCGAACAGCAGCCCTTCCTGTCCATCAAGGACCTGAAGGTGCACTTCTCGACCGAGGACGGCATCGTCAAGGCCGTCGACGGTCTGTCCTTCGACCTCGTACGCGGCAAGACGCTGGGCATCGTGGGTGAGTCGGGGTCCGGCAAGTCGGTCACCAACCTGACCATCCTGGGTCTGCACAACCCGGACAGCACCAAGGTCGAGGGCTCGATCACCCTCGACGGCCAGGAGCTGAACGGGGCGCCGGAGAAGACCCTGGAGAAGCTCCGCGGCAACAAGATGTCGATGATCTTCCAGGACGCGCTGACCTCGCTGTCGCCGTACCACACCATCGGCAAGCAGATCGGCGAGACGTACCGCAAGCACACGGGCTGCTCCAAGCAGCAGGCGCGGGCGCGGGCGATCGAGATGCTGACCCGGGTCGGCATCCCGCAGCCGGAGGTGCGGGTGGACGACTACCCGCACCAGTTCTCCGGCGGTATGCGCCAGCGCGCGATGATCGCCATGGCCCTGGTCTGCGACCCCGAGCTGCTGATCGCCGACGAGCCGACCACCGCACTGGACGTGACCGTGCAGGCCCAGATCATGGACCTGCTCAAGGACCTCCAGCGGGAGTTCGGCACCGCGATCATCTTCATCACGCACGACCTGGGCGTGATCGCCGACATCGCCGACGACGTGCTGGTGATGTACGGCGGGCGCTGTGTGGAGCGCGGCACCAAGAAGGAGGTGCTGAGCAACCCTCAGCACCCCTACACCTGGGGCCTGCTCGGCTCCATGCCGAGCCTGGACCACCCGGTCGACGTGCCCCTCAACCCGATCCCGGGTGCGCCGCCGTCGCTGCTGAACCCGCCGTCGGGCTGCCGCTTCCACCCGCGATGCGCCTTCACCGAGAAGGTCGAGGGCGGGCTGTGCTCGTCCGAGCGGCCGCTCCTGGAGATCGTCGACGGCCGTGGCTCCGCCTGCCACCTGACCGACGAGCAGCGCCGCGACTTCTTCACCGACCTGGCCGGCAGCGCGGCCAACTGA
- a CDS encoding ABC transporter ATP-binding protein, which produces MTEDLVLPAPRQAATAGEPLLKVEGLTKHFPVKGGFPIRRTVGAVQAVDGIDLTVNVGESFGLVGESGCGKSTTGRLITRLLEPTSGSISYRGQDITHASRKQLAPIRSEIQMIFQDPYSSLNPRQTVGKIISSPMEINGIDPDGGREKRVRELLEIVGLNPEHYNRFPHEFSGGQRQRIGVARALALEPKLIVADEPVSALDVSIQAQVVNLLQEVQRELGIAFLFIAHDLAVVRHFSQRVAVMYLGKVIEVGDRESIYTRPRHPYTHALLSAVPEVNLADESASPRERIRLAGDVPSPISPPSGCRFRTRCWKAQDKCATEEPPLIRLSGNHEGHLTACHFPEDPTIEARDEDIVLDPALAALEEQLEEDGGSTTS; this is translated from the coding sequence ATGACAGAGGACCTCGTCCTCCCCGCTCCCCGGCAGGCCGCGACGGCCGGGGAGCCGCTGCTGAAAGTGGAGGGGCTGACCAAGCACTTCCCGGTCAAGGGCGGGTTTCCCATCCGCCGGACCGTCGGCGCCGTCCAGGCCGTGGACGGCATCGACCTGACCGTGAACGTCGGTGAGAGCTTCGGCCTGGTGGGGGAGTCGGGCTGCGGCAAGTCGACCACCGGCCGCCTCATCACCCGGCTGCTGGAGCCCACGTCGGGCTCGATCTCCTACCGGGGCCAGGACATCACCCACGCCAGCCGCAAGCAGTTGGCCCCGATCAGGTCCGAGATCCAGATGATCTTCCAGGACCCCTACTCCTCGCTCAACCCCCGCCAGACGGTCGGCAAGATCATCTCCAGTCCGATGGAGATCAACGGCATCGATCCGGACGGCGGCCGGGAGAAGCGGGTCCGTGAACTCCTGGAGATCGTGGGCCTCAACCCCGAGCACTACAACCGCTTCCCGCACGAGTTCTCCGGCGGCCAGCGCCAACGCATCGGCGTGGCCCGCGCGTTGGCTCTGGAACCGAAGCTGATCGTGGCGGACGAACCGGTGTCGGCCCTGGACGTCTCCATCCAGGCGCAGGTGGTCAACCTGCTCCAGGAGGTGCAGCGGGAACTCGGCATCGCGTTCCTGTTCATCGCCCACGACCTCGCCGTCGTACGGCACTTCTCGCAGCGCGTCGCGGTCATGTACCTCGGGAAGGTGATCGAGGTCGGCGACCGGGAGTCCATCTACACCCGTCCTCGCCACCCCTACACCCACGCCCTGCTCTCGGCGGTGCCCGAGGTGAACCTGGCGGACGAGTCCGCGTCGCCCCGGGAACGCATCCGGCTGGCCGGTGACGTACCGTCCCCGATCTCCCCACCGTCGGGCTGCCGCTTCCGCACCCGGTGCTGGAAGGCCCAGGACAAGTGCGCGACGGAGGAACCCCCGCTGATTCGCCTCTCCGGCAACCACGAGGGCCACCTGACGGCCTGCCACTTCCCGGAGGACCCGACGATCGAGGCACGGGACGAGGACATCGTGCTGGACCCGGCGCTGGCGGCGCTGGAGGAACAGCTCGAAGAGGATGGCGGTTCGACGACTTCCTAG
- a CDS encoding IS701 family transposase, with translation MTPDEIALVRGELETFAAEVFEPFARRDQRRWGQVYLRGLLTDGQRKSVEPMAARLGEDGNRQALANFITTSPWDPAHIRAQLAWRMEERIGPDAFVFDDTGFLKDGTASACVSRQYTGTAGKVTNCQVGVSLHLASDHASAAVNWRLFLPQSWDPASPKADADKVARRTACGIPDDVGHVEKWQLALDMLDETRSWGIEVPLAVADAGYGDAAAFRNGLQERGLNYVVGISTTLSAQPADAVPVAEPHSGSGRPPVAKYPDKPRPVKELVIAAGRKAARPVQWREGSRPGTGRSGRKRMYSRFVALRIRSAGREVRQHVDGPELPVCWLLAEWPAGESEPVQYWLSDLPSGMPLTTLVRLAKLRWRIEHDYREMKQALGLAHFEGRTWNGWHHHVTLVSVAHAFCTLQRLARTPKEAAPA, from the coding sequence GTGACTCCGGACGAGATTGCGTTGGTGCGTGGTGAGTTGGAGACGTTCGCGGCGGAGGTGTTCGAGCCGTTTGCGCGCAGGGATCAGCGACGGTGGGGGCAGGTCTATCTGCGGGGGCTGCTGACCGACGGGCAGCGTAAATCGGTCGAGCCGATGGCCGCCCGCCTGGGTGAGGACGGGAACCGGCAGGCACTGGCCAACTTCATCACCACCAGTCCCTGGGACCCGGCACACATCCGGGCCCAGCTCGCCTGGCGGATGGAGGAGAGGATCGGGCCCGACGCCTTCGTCTTCGACGACACAGGGTTCCTCAAGGACGGGACTGCCTCGGCGTGTGTGTCGCGGCAGTACACCGGCACGGCCGGCAAGGTCACCAATTGCCAGGTCGGCGTCTCCCTCCACCTCGCGTCCGACCACGCCTCGGCGGCGGTCAACTGGCGGTTGTTCCTGCCCCAGAGCTGGGATCCCGCCTCGCCGAAGGCCGATGCGGACAAGGTCGCCCGCCGCACAGCCTGCGGTATCCCGGACGATGTCGGGCATGTGGAGAAGTGGCAGCTGGCCCTGGATATGCTCGACGAGACCCGCTCCTGGGGCATCGAGGTGCCGCTGGCCGTCGCGGACGCCGGATACGGTGACGCCGCCGCGTTCCGGAACGGACTGCAGGAACGCGGCCTGAACTACGTGGTGGGCATCTCCACCACGCTGTCTGCCCAGCCCGCCGACGCGGTGCCGGTGGCCGAACCGCACTCCGGGTCCGGACGCCCGCCGGTGGCGAAGTATCCCGACAAGCCGCGGCCGGTGAAGGAGCTGGTCATCGCGGCGGGCCGGAAGGCGGCCCGGCCGGTGCAGTGGCGGGAGGGCTCCCGGCCCGGCACCGGCCGCTCCGGCCGCAAGCGGATGTACTCCCGCTTCGTGGCGCTGCGGATCCGGTCCGCCGGACGCGAGGTCCGCCAGCACGTCGACGGCCCGGAACTGCCTGTGTGCTGGCTGCTGGCCGAATGGCCGGCCGGCGAGAGCGAGCCGGTGCAGTACTGGCTGTCCGACCTGCCCTCCGGCATGCCCCTGACCACACTGGTCCGCCTCGCCAAACTCCGCTGGCGCATCGAGCACGACTACCGGGAGATGAAACAGGCCCTGGGACTCGCCCACTTCGAGGGCCGGACCTGGAACGGATGGCACCACCACGTCACCCTCGTCTCCGTCGCGCACGCCTTCTGCACGCTGCAACGACTGGCCCGGACCCCAAAAGAAGCAGCGCCGGCCTGA
- a CDS encoding ABC transporter substrate-binding protein, translated as MSFSRRNFLIATGVVAASSSVLSACSSGDSTSNSGKGGKAEAAKANATTVKIGTAEDSKGPAPEVSGAKKGGTVRLLNDDDFSHLDPQRIYYAWNSLAAVVLSRTLTGYKIADDGSMTLVGDLATDTGKMEDGGKKWTFTLKDGVKWEDGSDVTVDDVRHGIERAFADYITEGAFYVQTWLTGSADYRKSYSGPYKNKHLKSIETSGKSITFHLSEARPDFNYVVAMHSYAPTPVKKDTKQDYDKKPVSNGPYKIKSHTTDKSMVLVRNENWDPATDPIRNAYPDQFDFTFGVEQLTAIDRLLADAGDDQYAVSWRTIPQERLQKAQTEAKDRVFSELGSGVSCYWINTSRVTDKAVREALIKAWPTEAIRRLQGGEVRGDYATGIMSPLVAGYESQDVWGKLKNPAGDPAAAKKVLEKAGKAGYKVVYAYQQDDTQSKIKVVIENALKAAGFEVVTKGIDSTTWYDQVGKLDNQYDVYWGGWSSDWPTGYSVFQPLFDSANVVDQGQNYSHLKDDAVDAAIKAATAEVDQDKANKMWAALDKQVTETGAFIPDVYMRRIYMHGSKLGNVKMDPNFDGCMLYKLYVKA; from the coding sequence ATGTCCTTCTCGCGTAGAAACTTCCTGATAGCCACCGGTGTCGTGGCGGCGTCGAGCTCCGTGCTGTCCGCGTGCAGCAGCGGCGACTCCACCTCCAACTCCGGCAAGGGCGGGAAGGCCGAGGCCGCCAAGGCCAACGCGACCACGGTCAAGATCGGTACCGCCGAGGACTCCAAGGGCCCGGCCCCCGAGGTCTCCGGTGCGAAGAAGGGCGGCACCGTCCGCCTGCTGAACGACGACGACTTCTCGCACCTCGACCCGCAGCGCATCTACTACGCCTGGAACTCCCTCGCGGCGGTCGTCCTCTCCCGCACGCTGACCGGCTACAAGATCGCCGACGACGGCTCCATGACGCTGGTCGGTGACCTCGCCACCGACACGGGCAAGATGGAGGACGGCGGCAAGAAGTGGACCTTCACGCTGAAGGACGGCGTGAAGTGGGAGGACGGCTCCGACGTCACCGTCGACGATGTCCGCCACGGTATCGAGCGTGCCTTCGCCGACTACATCACCGAAGGCGCCTTCTACGTCCAGACCTGGCTGACCGGCTCGGCGGACTACCGCAAGTCGTACTCGGGGCCGTACAAGAACAAGCACCTGAAGTCGATCGAGACGAGCGGGAAGTCCATCACCTTCCACCTCTCCGAGGCCCGTCCTGACTTCAACTACGTCGTCGCGATGCACTCCTACGCGCCGACCCCGGTGAAGAAGGACACGAAGCAGGACTACGACAAGAAGCCTGTCTCCAACGGTCCTTACAAGATCAAGTCCCACACCACCGACAAGTCGATGGTCCTCGTGCGCAACGAGAACTGGGACCCGGCGACGGACCCGATCCGCAACGCCTACCCGGACCAGTTCGACTTCACCTTCGGAGTCGAGCAGCTGACGGCCATCGACCGTCTGCTGGCCGACGCGGGTGACGACCAGTACGCCGTCTCCTGGCGCACCATCCCGCAGGAGCGTCTCCAGAAGGCCCAGACCGAGGCCAAGGACCGCGTCTTCTCGGAGCTCGGCAGCGGTGTCTCCTGCTACTGGATCAACACCAGCCGGGTGACGGACAAGGCCGTCCGCGAGGCCCTCATCAAGGCCTGGCCGACCGAGGCGATCCGTCGTCTCCAGGGTGGCGAGGTCCGGGGTGACTACGCGACCGGCATCATGAGCCCGCTCGTCGCCGGCTACGAGTCGCAGGACGTGTGGGGCAAGCTGAAGAACCCGGCGGGCGACCCGGCTGCCGCGAAGAAGGTCCTGGAGAAGGCCGGCAAGGCCGGCTACAAGGTCGTCTACGCGTACCAGCAGGACGACACCCAGTCGAAGATCAAGGTCGTCATCGAGAACGCCCTCAAGGCCGCCGGCTTCGAGGTCGTCACCAAGGGCATCGACTCCACGACCTGGTACGACCAGGTCGGCAAGCTGGACAACCAGTACGACGTGTACTGGGGTGGCTGGTCCTCCGACTGGCCGACCGGTTACTCCGTGTTCCAGCCGCTCTTCGACAGCGCCAACGTCGTGGACCAGGGCCAGAACTACTCGCACCTGAAGGACGACGCCGTCGACGCCGCCATCAAGGCCGCGACCGCCGAGGTCGACCAGGACAAGGCCAACAAGATGTGGGCGGCGCTGGACAAGCAGGTCACCGAGACCGGCGCGTTCATCCCCGACGTCTACATGCGTCGCATCTACATGCACGGCTCGAAGCTCGGCAACGTGAAGATGGACCCGAACTTCGACGGCTGCATGCTCTACAAGCTGTACGTCAAGGCCTGA
- a CDS encoding ABC transporter permease encodes MLRFLVRRLLGAVITLLIISAVTFMLFYAVPRDPARIACGKICTPETLELIKHNMGIADPVPVQFWNWLTGIFLGRDYPGFGHCDAPCLGYSFVNREPVLDTILDRFPTTFSLFIGSSVVFLVFGVGTGMIAALKQGKPMDKIASSASLIASSMQIYFVGTLALYFFVYQWQILDQPGYTPFSDNPGKWFSGLLLPWLILALIFTANYTRMTRSQMVEQLNEDYVRTARAKGLSGPNVFFRFAWRGAMGPIVTIFGVDVGVLLGGGMITEKTFSIQGIGLLSVKSVQTNDLPMLLGIMVLTAGFVVLANIVVDACYALIDPRIRLA; translated from the coding sequence ATGCTTCGCTTCCTAGTCCGCCGGCTCCTCGGCGCCGTGATCACGCTGCTGATCATCAGCGCGGTCACGTTCATGCTCTTCTACGCGGTGCCGCGCGATCCGGCCCGCATCGCCTGCGGCAAGATCTGTACTCCGGAGACGCTGGAGCTGATCAAGCACAACATGGGGATCGCGGACCCGGTGCCGGTGCAGTTCTGGAACTGGCTCACGGGCATCTTCCTCGGCCGCGACTACCCGGGCTTCGGCCACTGCGACGCGCCGTGCCTGGGCTACTCGTTCGTCAACCGTGAGCCCGTCCTCGACACCATCCTGGACCGGTTCCCGACGACGTTCTCCCTGTTCATCGGCTCGTCCGTGGTGTTCCTGGTGTTCGGCGTCGGCACCGGCATGATCGCCGCGCTGAAGCAGGGCAAGCCGATGGACAAGATCGCCAGCAGCGCCTCGCTCATCGCCTCGTCGATGCAGATCTACTTCGTGGGCACGCTGGCCCTGTACTTCTTCGTCTACCAGTGGCAGATCCTGGACCAGCCCGGGTACACGCCCTTCTCCGACAACCCGGGCAAGTGGTTCAGCGGGCTCCTGCTGCCCTGGCTGATCCTGGCGTTGATCTTCACCGCCAACTACACCCGTATGACGCGCTCCCAGATGGTCGAGCAGCTCAACGAGGACTACGTCCGCACGGCCCGGGCCAAGGGCCTGTCCGGTCCGAACGTGTTCTTCCGGTTCGCCTGGCGCGGTGCGATGGGCCCGATCGTCACCATCTTCGGTGTCGACGTCGGTGTGCTGCTCGGCGGCGGCATGATCACCGAGAAGACCTTCAGCATCCAGGGCATCGGCCTGCTCTCCGTCAAGTCCGTGCAGACCAACGACCTGCCCATGCTGCTCGGCATCATGGTCCTGACGGCCGGCTTCGTCGTGCTCGCCAACATCGTGGTCGACGCCTGCTACGCCCTCATCGACCCGCGCATCAGGCTCGCCTGA
- a CDS encoding ABC transporter ATP-binding protein: MSNTSPLLDVSGLTKHFPIKGGFPIRRTVGAVQAVDGLDFQVNEGESLGLVGESGCGKSTTGRLITRLLEPTAGTISYRGQDITHANRKQLAPVRSEIQMIFQDPYASLNPRHTVGKIISGPMEINGINPEGGREKRVRELLEIVGLNPEHYNRFPHEFSGGQRQRIGVARALALEPKLIVADEPVSALDVSIQAQVVNLLQKVQRELGIAFVFIAHDLAVVRHFSQRVAVMYLGKIVEIADRDDLYDNPRHPYTRALLSAVPEATVDDTPARERIRLTGDVPSPINPPSGCRFRTRCWKATEKCATEAPPLVQVEGNKPGHLTACHYPEMEGTIPAPRLSKDPEVAS, translated from the coding sequence ATGAGCAACACCTCCCCCCTCCTGGACGTCTCCGGGCTGACCAAACACTTCCCGATCAAGGGCGGTTTCCCGATCCGTCGCACCGTCGGCGCCGTCCAGGCCGTCGACGGGCTCGACTTCCAGGTCAACGAGGGTGAGAGCCTCGGTCTGGTCGGCGAGTCGGGCTGCGGCAAGTCGACGACGGGTCGCCTCATCACCCGCCTGCTGGAGCCCACGGCGGGCACGATCTCCTACCGCGGGCAGGACATCACCCACGCCAACCGCAAGCAGTTGGCGCCGGTCCGCTCCGAGATCCAGATGATCTTCCAGGACCCGTACGCCTCGCTGAACCCGCGGCACACGGTCGGCAAGATCATCTCGGGTCCGATGGAGATCAACGGCATCAACCCGGAGGGCGGCCGCGAGAAGCGCGTGCGCGAACTCCTGGAGATCGTCGGTCTGAACCCCGAGCACTACAACCGCTTCCCGCACGAGTTCTCCGGCGGCCAGCGTCAGCGCATCGGCGTCGCCCGCGCGCTCGCCCTGGAGCCCAAGCTGATCGTCGCCGACGAGCCGGTCTCCGCGCTCGACGTCTCGATCCAGGCCCAGGTAGTGAACCTGCTCCAGAAGGTGCAGCGGGAACTCGGCATCGCGTTCGTCTTCATCGCCCACGACCTCGCCGTCGTACGGCACTTCTCGCAGCGCGTCGCGGTCATGTACCTGGGTAAGATCGTCGAGATCGCCGACCGCGATGACCTGTACGACAACCCGCGCCACCCCTACACGCGGGCCCTGCTGTCCGCCGTCCCCGAAGCGACGGTGGACGACACGCCCGCCCGCGAGCGCATCCGCCTGACCGGCGACGTGCCCTCCCCGATCAACCCGCCCTCCGGCTGCCGCTTCCGCACCCGCTGCTGGAAGGCGACGGAGAAGTGCGCCACCGAGGCGCCGCCGCTGGTCCAGGTCGAGGGCAACAAGCCGGGCCACCTGACCGCCTGCCACTACCCGGAGATGGAGGGAACCATTCCGGCTCCCCGTCTCTCCAAGGACCCTGAGGTGGCGTCCTGA
- a CDS encoding ABC transporter permease, which produces MGRYVVRRLLQMIPVFIGATLLIFLMVNVMGDPIAGLCGDRQCDPATAAQLEKEFGLDKPVWQQYLTYMGNVFTGDFGTAFNGQEVTELMASAFPVTIRLTIVAILFEIVIGITLGVITGLKRGRPVDTGVLLITLVVISVPTFVTGLLLQLLLGVEWGWIKPSVSTDANFDELIVPGLVLASVSLAYVTRLTRTSIAENKRSDYVRTAVAKGLPRRRVITRHLLRNSLIPVVTFIGTDIGALMGGAIVTERIFNIHGVGYQLYQGILRQNTQTVVGFVTVLVLVFLIANLLVDLLYAVLDPRIRYA; this is translated from the coding sequence ATGGGACGGTACGTCGTCCGGCGCCTGCTCCAGATGATCCCGGTCTTCATCGGGGCGACGCTGCTGATCTTCCTCATGGTGAACGTGATGGGCGACCCCATCGCGGGCCTGTGCGGTGACCGGCAGTGCGACCCGGCGACGGCCGCCCAGCTGGAGAAGGAGTTCGGCCTCGACAAGCCGGTGTGGCAGCAATACCTGACGTACATGGGGAACGTCTTCACCGGCGACTTCGGCACCGCGTTCAACGGGCAGGAGGTCACCGAGCTGATGGCGTCGGCGTTCCCGGTGACCATCCGGCTGACGATCGTGGCGATCCTCTTCGAGATCGTCATCGGCATCACCCTGGGCGTGATCACGGGCCTGAAGCGAGGCCGGCCCGTCGACACCGGCGTCCTGCTGATCACCCTCGTGGTGATCAGCGTGCCGACCTTCGTCACCGGTCTGCTGCTCCAGCTCCTGCTCGGCGTCGAGTGGGGCTGGATCAAGCCCTCGGTCTCCACCGACGCGAACTTCGACGAACTGATCGTCCCGGGCCTGGTCCTCGCCTCGGTCTCGCTCGCCTATGTCACCCGGCTGACCCGGACCTCCATCGCGGAGAACAAGCGGTCCGACTACGTCCGTACGGCCGTCGCCAAGGGCCTGCCCCGGCGCCGGGTGATCACCAGGCATCTGCTGCGCAACTCGCTGATCCCCGTGGTCACCTTCATCGGCACCGACATCGGCGCCCTGATGGGCGGCGCCATCGTCACCGAGCGGATCTTCAACATCCACGGCGTGGGCTACCAGCTCTACCAGGGCATCCTGCGGCAGAACACCCAGACCGTGGTCGGCTTCGTGACCGTCCTCGTGCTGGTCTTCCTGATCGCCAACCTGCTCGTCGATCTCCTCTACGCCGTCCTCGACCCCAGGATCCGCTATGCCTGA
- a CDS encoding peptide ABC transporter substrate-binding protein: protein MRGATHAKWAACAAAVALAATACGGDDGDSGGDTSAVLSSSWGDPQNPLEPANTNEVQGGKVLDMIFRSLKKYDPETGEAKDMLAESIETTDSQNFTVKIKDWTFSNGEKVTASSFVDAWNYGASLKNNQKNAYFFGYIEGYDKTHPEDGSKQTADTLSGLKVVDDKTFTVKLNQKFSTFPETLGYPAYAPLPKAFFDDHDAWLSKPVGNGPYTIDSYAKGSQMSLRAWNDYPGDDKAQNGGVDLKVYTDNNTAYTDLLAGNLDLVDDVPAAQLKNVEADLGDRYLNTPAGIIQTLAFPFYDEDWDKAGTDKVRTGLSRAIDRDQITETIFQKTRTPATDWTSPVLGEEGGFQEGFCGDACEYDPAAAKQLIEEGGGLPGGQVKITYNADTGSHKEWVDAVCNSINNALDNEKACVGNPVGTFADFRSQITDLKMSGPFRAGWQMDYPLIQNFLQPLYYTNASSNDGKWSNKEFDDLVDQANAETDTAKAVDLFKEAEAVVRDNMAAIPLWYQNGSAGFSERLSNVKLNPFSVPVYNEIKVG, encoded by the coding sequence ATGCGTGGAGCCACGCACGCCAAATGGGCCGCTTGCGCGGCGGCGGTAGCGCTCGCGGCGACGGCCTGCGGCGGCGACGACGGAGACAGCGGGGGCGACACCAGCGCCGTACTGAGCTCCTCCTGGGGCGACCCGCAGAACCCGCTGGAGCCCGCCAACACCAATGAGGTGCAGGGCGGCAAGGTCCTCGACATGATCTTCCGCAGCCTGAAGAAGTACGACCCGGAGACCGGCGAGGCCAAGGACATGCTCGCCGAGTCCATCGAGACGACCGACTCGCAGAACTTCACCGTCAAGATCAAGGACTGGACCTTCAGCAACGGCGAGAAGGTCACCGCCAGCTCGTTCGTGGACGCCTGGAACTACGGCGCCAGCCTGAAGAACAACCAGAAGAACGCGTACTTCTTCGGCTACATCGAGGGCTACGACAAGACCCACCCGGAGGACGGCAGCAAGCAGACCGCCGACACCCTCTCCGGGCTGAAGGTCGTCGACGACAAGACCTTCACCGTCAAGCTCAACCAGAAGTTCTCGACCTTCCCCGAGACCCTCGGCTACCCCGCCTACGCCCCGCTGCCGAAGGCGTTCTTCGACGACCACGACGCCTGGCTGAGCAAGCCCGTCGGCAACGGCCCGTACACCATCGACTCCTACGCCAAGGGCTCCCAGATGTCCCTGCGCGCCTGGAACGACTACCCGGGTGACGACAAGGCGCAGAACGGCGGCGTCGACCTCAAGGTCTACACCGACAACAACACCGCCTACACCGACCTGCTGGCCGGCAACCTCGACCTGGTCGACGACGTGCCCGCCGCCCAGCTCAAGAACGTCGAGGCCGACCTCGGCGACCGCTACCTCAACACCCCGGCCGGCATCATCCAGACGCTCGCCTTCCCCTTCTACGACGAGGACTGGGACAAGGCCGGGACGGACAAGGTCCGCACCGGACTCTCCCGGGCCATCGACCGCGACCAGATCACCGAGACCATCTTCCAGAAGACCCGCACCCCGGCCACCGACTGGACCTCCCCGGTGCTCGGCGAGGAGGGCGGCTTCCAGGAGGGGTTCTGCGGCGACGCCTGCGAGTACGACCCCGCCGCGGCCAAGCAGCTCATCGAGGAGGGCGGCGGGCTCCCCGGCGGCCAGGTCAAGATCACGTACAACGCGGACACGGGCTCGCACAAGGAGTGGGTGGACGCCGTCTGCAACTCCATCAACAACGCCCTCGACAACGAGAAGGCCTGCGTCGGCAACCCGGTCGGCACCTTCGCCGACTTCCGCAGCCAGATCACCGACCTGAAGATGAGCGGCCCGTTCCGCGCGGGCTGGCAGATGGACTACCCGCTCATCCAGAACTTCCTCCAGCCGCTCTACTACACCAACGCCTCCTCCAACGACGGCAAGTGGTCCAACAAGGAGTTCGACGACCTCGTCGACCAGGCCAACGCCGAGACCGACACCGCCAAGGCGGTCGATCTGTTCAAGGAGGCCGAGGCGGTCGTCCGGGACAACATGGCCGCCATTCCGCTCTGGTACCAGAACGGCAGCGCGGGCTTCTCGGAGCGGCTGTCCAACGTCAAGCTCAACCCGTTCAGCGTCCCCGTCTACAACGAGATCAAGGTCGGCTGA
- a CDS encoding ABC transporter permease — protein MTPPTPSAAAPLEATDESVEKSITSDAPKVNESRSPGQLAWRRFKRDRAGVISACIVIFFFVIALCAPLIAKLYGKDPYTTYGLSNPMLLGDNGLPVKPNGGIDSEFWFGIEPQLGRDLFTFLLYAIRNSLLIATAITLLVVIIGVAVGVTAGYVGGKTDWFIGRVIDILLAFPSQLFFVAFTPVVLALFVSADENTPVWLTVVCLIGLLTVFGWASIARLLRGQVLALREREFVEAAKVTGASPARIIFKELLPNLWTPILIQATLNLPLMVTTEAGLAFLGVGISDPTPDWGVMIGRAAQVYQDDITFLLFPGLAMVIFVLAFNLLGDSVRDALDPKTKR, from the coding sequence ATGACCCCCCCAACTCCATCAGCGGCTGCCCCGCTTGAGGCGACCGACGAGAGCGTCGAGAAGTCGATCACTTCTGACGCCCCGAAGGTGAACGAGAGCCGGTCTCCCGGGCAGCTGGCCTGGCGCCGGTTCAAGCGGGACCGCGCGGGCGTCATTTCGGCCTGCATCGTGATCTTCTTCTTCGTGATCGCGCTGTGCGCCCCGCTGATAGCCAAGCTGTACGGGAAGGATCCGTACACGACGTACGGGCTCTCGAACCCGATGCTGCTGGGCGACAACGGCCTCCCCGTGAAGCCGAACGGCGGCATCGACAGCGAGTTCTGGTTCGGCATCGAACCGCAACTCGGCCGGGACCTCTTCACCTTCCTGCTCTACGCGATCCGCAACTCGCTGCTCATCGCCACGGCCATCACGCTCCTCGTGGTGATCATCGGCGTGGCGGTCGGTGTCACCGCCGGCTATGTGGGCGGCAAGACGGATTGGTTCATCGGCCGGGTCATCGACATCCTGCTGGCGTTCCCCTCGCAGCTCTTCTTCGTGGCCTTCACCCCTGTGGTGCTCGCCCTGTTCGTGTCCGCCGACGAGAACACACCGGTCTGGCTCACCGTCGTCTGCCTGATCGGACTGCTCACCGTCTTCGGCTGGGCCTCCATCGCCCGATTGCTGCGCGGCCAGGTACTGGCCCTGCGTGAACGGGAGTTCGTGGAGGCCGCCAAGGTCACGGGCGCGTCTCCGGCGCGCATCATCTTCAAGGAGCTGCTGCCCAACCTCTGGACCCCCATCCTGATCCAGGCAACTCTCAACCTCCCGCTGATGGTCACCACGGAGGCAGGTCTTGCCTTCCTCGGCGTGGGCATCTCGGATCCGACCCCGGACTGGGGCGTCATGATCGGACGCGCCGCCCAGGTCTATCAGGACGACATCACCTTCCTGCTCTTCCCGGGCCTCGCGATGGTGATCTTCGTCCTGGCGTTCAACCTGCTCGGCGACTCGGTGCGCGACGCGCTCGACCCGAAGACCAAGCGCTGA